In Clostridium sporogenes, one genomic interval encodes:
- a CDS encoding PRC-barrel domain-containing protein produces MYRSKYFKYMNVYYSNGKKAGFIKDILIDFNEEKIIGFCVSSYKILNKNNIVLVEDIISINKNMVVKKLGRGKYLSFNDIKHLEVIDIEGVLMGVIEDIIINEDNFRIAAIIISMGFLNNFIKGKKIISPNEIILGEKNLLYFNYRSRNLDFKIMVKNKINT; encoded by the coding sequence ATGTATAGAAGCAAATATTTTAAATATATGAATGTATACTATAGTAATGGTAAAAAGGCAGGTTTTATAAAAGATATATTAATAGATTTTAATGAAGAAAAAATTATAGGTTTTTGTGTAAGTTCTTATAAAATATTAAATAAAAATAATATAGTGCTTGTAGAAGATATAATATCAATAAATAAAAATATGGTAGTAAAAAAATTAGGAAGAGGAAAGTATTTAAGTTTTAATGATATAAAGCATTTAGAGGTTATAGATATAGAGGGCGTTTTAATGGGAGTTATTGAAGATATAATAATAAATGAAGATAATTTTAGAATAGCTGCTATTATAATATCTATGGGATTTTTAAATAATTTTATAAAAGGGAAAAAAATAATAAGTCCTAATGAAATAATATTAGGAGAAAAAAATTTACTTTACTTTAATTATAGAAGTAGAAATTTAGATTTTAAAATTATGGTTAAAAACAAAATAAATACATAG
- a CDS encoding histidinol phosphate phosphatase — protein sequence MFDTHLHTEFSTDSKMTIDEAIKASKDNNLGIIVTEHMDLGLKDENKFCFHVPSYFEKYNKYRSGKLLLGIELGMERDLIEEGKEVINSGEFDYVIGSIHLIDKIDLYLDEFYKDKSKEEAFHIYFKNMSYNLAKYDFVDSLGHIDYISRYANYEDPEINYDIFKEDIDEVLKIIVEKEKSMEINTRRLNDKRAATNLVKIYKRFYELGGRTVTLGSDSHNAKDIGNRLSFGKEIADYCNLKVVYYKNRRPEYDK from the coding sequence ATGTTTGATACACATTTACATACGGAGTTTTCTACAGATTCTAAAATGACCATAGATGAAGCTATAAAAGCTTCTAAAGATAATAATTTAGGTATAATAGTAACAGAACATATGGATTTAGGATTAAAGGATGAAAATAAATTTTGTTTTCATGTACCTTCTTATTTTGAGAAGTATAACAAATATAGAAGCGGCAAACTTCTTTTAGGTATAGAATTAGGAATGGAAAGAGATCTTATAGAAGAAGGAAAAGAAGTAATTAATAGTGGAGAATTTGATTATGTAATAGGTTCTATTCATTTAATAGATAAAATTGATTTATATTTAGATGAATTTTATAAGGATAAGAGTAAAGAGGAAGCTTTTCATATTTATTTTAAAAATATGAGCTATAATTTAGCAAAGTATGATTTTGTAGATAGTTTAGGACATATAGATTATATTTCAAGATATGCTAATTATGAAGATCCTGAGATAAATTATGATATTTTTAAAGAGGATATAGACGAAGTTTTAAAGATTATAGTAGAAAAAGAAAAATCTATGGAAATCAATACAAGAAGATTAAATGATAAAAGAGCTGCAACAAATTTAGTTAAAATATATAAGAGATTTTATGAACTAGGAGGAAGGACAGTTACTTTAGGTTCTGATTCTCACAATGCTAAAGACATAGGAAATAGACTAAGTTTTGGAAAAGAAATTGCGGACTATTGCAATTTAAAGGTTGTATATTATAAAAATAGAAGACCTGAATATGATAAATAG
- a CDS encoding replication-associated recombination protein A, with product MRPLADLMRPNKLEDFVGQKHILSENKPLYNLMKNKSICNSIFYGPPGTGKTTLANIMANYVDKKFYRLNATTASIKDIQEITSSINSLLNYSGVVLYIDELQHFTKKQQQALLEFIEDGRVVLIASTTENPYFVIHKAILSRCNIFQFKPLNKEEIILGLKKAINKLIDKGINIKYTDEALEYIGDICQGDYRKAYNILELAVNSHCGFNIEITLDYIESLEQSNIRADATGDEYYNILSAFQKSIRGSNADAAVHYLARLIKSGDMTSITRRLSVMAAEDIGLAYPNALTIVNSGIELALKVGFPEAQIILSEITIYLATLPKSNSAYIAIKNAMKDLENINFGDVPDHLKDSHYYGAKNLGVGGYKYPHDFNNHYVSQEYLPKELKDKIYYKAQHNKYEENLKKYWENIKSR from the coding sequence ATGAGGCCTTTAGCAGATTTAATGAGACCTAACAAATTAGAAGATTTTGTAGGGCAAAAGCATATACTATCTGAGAATAAGCCTTTGTATAATTTAATGAAAAATAAATCCATATGTAATTCTATATTTTATGGACCACCAGGTACAGGTAAAACTACTTTAGCTAATATTATGGCAAATTATGTGGATAAGAAATTTTATAGATTAAATGCTACTACAGCATCTATTAAGGATATTCAAGAAATAACTTCTAGCATAAACAGTTTGTTAAACTATAGTGGTGTTGTGTTGTATATAGATGAGCTGCAACATTTTACTAAAAAGCAACAACAGGCTTTATTAGAGTTTATAGAGGATGGAAGAGTGGTATTAATAGCTAGCACTACTGAAAATCCTTATTTCGTTATACATAAAGCTATTTTGAGTAGATGCAATATATTTCAATTTAAACCACTTAATAAAGAGGAGATTATTTTAGGATTAAAAAAGGCCATAAACAAATTGATAGATAAGGGTATAAATATAAAGTATACTGATGAAGCTTTAGAATATATAGGTGATATATGTCAGGGAGATTATAGAAAAGCTTATAATATTTTAGAATTAGCTGTAAATTCTCACTGTGGATTTAATATAGAAATCACATTGGACTATATAGAATCCTTAGAACAGTCTAACATTAGAGCAGATGCTACAGGAGATGAATATTATAACATTTTAAGTGCTTTCCAAAAGAGTATAAGAGGAAGTAATGCTGATGCAGCAGTTCATTATTTAGCAAGACTTATAAAAAGTGGAGATATGACATCTATTACAAGAAGGTTATCAGTAATGGCAGCAGAGGATATTGGATTAGCTTATCCTAATGCATTAACTATTGTGAATTCTGGTATAGAGTTAGCTTTAAAAGTAGGATTTCCTGAGGCACAAATTATTTTATCTGAAATTACAATATACTTAGCTACTTTGCCAAAATCAAATAGTGCGTACATAGCCATAAAAAATGCTATGAAAGATTTAGAAAATATTAATTTTGGAGATGTGCCAGATCATCTAAAGGATTCTCATTATTATGGTGCTAAAAATTTAGGTGTAGGGGGGTATAAATATCCCCATGATTTTAATAATCATTATGTTAGTCAAGAGTATTTACCTAAAGAGTTGAAAGATAAGATATATTATAAAGCTCAACATAATAAATACGAAGAAAATTTAAAAAAATATTGGGAAAATATAAAAAGTAGATAA
- a CDS encoding AI-2E family transporter — protein sequence MRKYYKNLYCKLLFFILVFLVFFIILIKNTIVRDILSLFFISFVIYYILKPIHTFLKHKGINEKFSALLLVVTLIIIIGVFIISIIPAIIKEGYNITSSVGYIQKYIDYIYNKINLLNNNKILGGILNKINGKIENYTVSIGENILNKFVGFGENILDYAVIPIIVYYFLAAGDKIIQKFFVIFPLKIRGMVKNVFEDIDKILARYIISQIILCLIITILTFLVLVGLGIKLPILLSLINGFFNIIPYFGPVIGSLPAILIAFTKSPKTALWALILLYSIQQIEGDILSPKITGDSVDMHPLTVILLLLIGGKIYGFLGMVLAIPIGVIMKIIYEDLNYYLF from the coding sequence ATGAGAAAATATTACAAAAATTTGTACTGTAAACTATTATTTTTTATATTAGTATTCCTAGTATTTTTTATTATACTTATAAAAAATACCATAGTAAGAGATATACTTTCCTTATTTTTTATATCCTTTGTTATATATTATATACTAAAACCTATACATACATTTTTAAAACATAAGGGTATAAATGAGAAATTTTCTGCATTACTTTTAGTTGTTACATTAATAATAATCATAGGAGTTTTTATTATTTCCATAATACCTGCCATAATAAAAGAAGGGTACAATATAACAAGTTCTGTAGGATATATTCAAAAATATATAGATTATATATATAATAAAATAAATTTATTAAATAATAATAAAATTTTAGGAGGAATTTTAAATAAAATAAATGGAAAAATTGAAAATTATACAGTATCAATCGGAGAAAATATTTTAAATAAATTTGTAGGTTTTGGAGAAAATATATTGGATTATGCAGTCATTCCTATAATAGTATATTATTTTTTAGCCGCAGGAGATAAAATAATACAAAAATTTTTTGTGATTTTTCCTCTTAAGATAAGAGGTATGGTGAAAAATGTATTTGAGGATATAGATAAAATTTTAGCGAGATATATTATAAGTCAAATAATATTATGTTTGATAATAACAATACTTACTTTCTTAGTCTTAGTAGGTCTAGGCATAAAATTACCTATATTATTATCTTTGATAAATGGTTTTTTTAATATAATACCTTATTTTGGACCGGTTATAGGATCCTTGCCAGCTATATTAATAGCCTTTACAAAATCACCTAAAACAGCTTTGTGGGCTTTAATTTTATTATACTCTATACAACAAATAGAAGGTGACATATTGTCTCCTAAAATCACAGGAGATAGTGTAGATATGCATCCTTTAACAGTTATATTGCTTCTTTTAATAGGAGGGAAAATATATGGATTTTTAGGAATGGTTTTAGCTATACCTATAGGAGTTATAATGAAAATTATATATGAGGATTTAAATTATTATTTATTTTAA
- a CDS encoding AEC family transporter produces MKSNIINQVLILSIIMGIGVICGKRKILNEEANKKLSDLLVKVTLPCLIVSSFNYDFTGDMIKNAKMFFIYSIIIHIALLLISGLFFVKYNERARKVLKFSTIFSNSAFMGYPVIEALYGKVGVFYASIFGIPFNIFMLSAGIMIYTGERDVKNLKGILKHPGIIATVLGMFILVFSISIPIPINTALQYVGSMTTPLSMIIVGSMLADINIKEIFSGTEAYYGSFVRLIIIPALVYILMIVVKADKLLLEICVILEAMPTAVLATVLAEEYDGDVVLAAKCVFITTILSVITIPLVVALIS; encoded by the coding sequence TTGAAGAGTAATATTATTAATCAGGTTTTAATTCTTTCTATAATAATGGGCATAGGAGTTATTTGTGGCAAAAGAAAAATTTTAAATGAAGAAGCAAATAAAAAACTTTCAGATCTTTTAGTTAAAGTTACTTTACCTTGTCTTATTGTTTCTTCTTTTAACTATGATTTTACTGGAGATATGATAAAAAACGCTAAGATGTTTTTTATATATTCAATAATTATACATATAGCTTTACTACTAATAAGTGGTTTGTTTTTTGTAAAGTATAATGAAAGAGCTAGAAAGGTACTTAAATTTTCTACTATATTTTCTAATAGTGCATTTATGGGGTATCCTGTAATAGAAGCTTTATATGGTAAGGTTGGAGTATTTTATGCTTCTATTTTTGGCATACCCTTTAATATATTTATGTTGTCTGCAGGTATCATGATATATACAGGAGAAAGAGATGTTAAAAACTTAAAGGGTATATTAAAACATCCTGGTATAATTGCTACAGTATTAGGTATGTTTATACTTGTATTTTCAATTTCTATTCCTATACCTATAAATACAGCTTTACAATATGTTGGATCTATGACTACTCCTTTATCTATGATAATAGTGGGTTCCATGCTTGCAGATATAAATATAAAGGAGATTTTTTCAGGAACGGAGGCTTATTATGGCTCTTTTGTTAGACTTATAATAATACCTGCTTTAGTTTATATTTTAATGATTGTAGTAAAAGCTGACAAGCTTTTACTAGAAATATGCGTAATATTAGAAGCTATGCCTACAGCGGTATTAGCTACTGTGCTTGCAGAAGAATATGATGGGGATGTGGTTTTGGCAGCTAAGTGCGTATTTATAACTACTATTTTGTCTGTTATAACTATACCTTTAGTAGTAGCTTTAATAAGTTAA
- a CDS encoding RrF2 family transcriptional regulator has product MKLSTKGRYGVKAMVDLAINYGGQPVSIKNISERQHISEYYLEQLFSPLRKAKLIKSIRGAQGGYILNRHPKDITVADIMEVLEGPIEISSCLDGEDSCGNVDCCATRLLWAKIKKSLDNIMESTTLQDMVEDYRKINPPIKRSENNE; this is encoded by the coding sequence ATGAAGTTGTCAACTAAGGGTAGGTATGGAGTAAAGGCTATGGTAGATTTGGCAATTAACTACGGTGGGCAACCAGTTTCTATAAAAAATATTTCAGAAAGGCAACATATATCTGAATATTATTTAGAACAACTATTTTCTCCACTTAGAAAGGCTAAACTTATAAAAAGCATAAGGGGAGCTCAAGGAGGCTATATTTTGAATAGGCATCCTAAGGACATAACTGTAGCAGATATTATGGAGGTTTTAGAAGGACCCATAGAAATATCTAGTTGTTTAGATGGAGAGGATAGTTGTGGTAATGTGGATTGTTGTGCAACTAGGCTTTTGTGGGCAAAGATAAAGAAAAGTTTAGATAATATAATGGAATCAACTACCTTACAAGATATGGTAGAGGACTATAGAAAAATAAATCCACCAATTAAAAGGAGTGAAAATAATGAATAA
- a CDS encoding DegV family protein, which translates to MVPIIFTDASCDLPRNFIDENNIPFLGLMCNFKGKDWEDDFGKTLSYEEFYTGIKKGEMPSTSQINEYRFEEKFKELLKEERPIIYIAMSSGLSGTVNSAKMAREEILAQNKKADITIIDTKCSSIGQGLLVYNAAQMAKEGKNKEEIVKWVNENKDKVNHWFMVENLTHLKRGGRVSATSATIGTLLNIRPIIHIEKDGTLKNITNIRGSKKAIRYLLDRFKENCTNHEDVLIGIVHGHCAEEAEKLKEMVIEEFGTKNFIINELGIGMGAHCGDGMLALCFIGNNI; encoded by the coding sequence ATGGTTCCAATAATTTTTACGGATGCTAGTTGTGATTTACCAAGAAATTTTATAGATGAAAATAATATACCTTTTTTAGGACTTATGTGTAATTTTAAAGGAAAAGACTGGGAAGATGATTTTGGAAAGACACTATCCTATGAAGAATTTTATACAGGTATTAAAAAGGGTGAAATGCCTTCTACCAGTCAAATCAATGAATATAGGTTTGAAGAAAAATTTAAAGAATTATTGAAAGAAGAGAGACCTATAATATATATAGCTATGTCATCCGGATTAAGTGGTACTGTAAATAGTGCTAAGATGGCAAGAGAAGAGATATTAGCACAAAATAAAAAGGCAGATATAACTATAATAGATACAAAATGTTCCTCTATAGGACAGGGATTATTGGTATATAATGCAGCTCAAATGGCTAAAGAGGGTAAGAATAAAGAGGAAATAGTAAAATGGGTAAATGAAAATAAGGATAAAGTTAATCATTGGTTTATGGTGGAGAATTTGACCCATTTAAAAAGAGGAGGAAGAGTATCAGCAACCTCTGCAACTATAGGAACTTTATTAAATATAAGGCCCATTATACACATAGAGAAAGATGGCACTTTAAAAAATATAACTAACATAAGAGGAAGTAAAAAAGCTATAAGATATCTTTTAGATAGATTCAAGGAAAATTGTACAAATCATGAAGATGTGTTAATAGGTATAGTTCATGGACATTGTGCAGAAGAAGCAGAAAAATTGAAAGAAATGGTAATAGAAGAGTTTGGTACAAAGAATTTTATAATTAATGAATTAGGTATTGGTATGGGAGCTCATTGTGGAGATGGAATGCTTGCATTATGTTTTATAGGAAATAATATATAA
- the nifU gene encoding Fe-S cluster assembly scaffold protein NifU — MYTEKVMDHFRNPRNVGEIEDANGIGEVGNAKCGDIMKIYLKVEDNTIKDVKFKTFGCASAIASSSMATELIKGKTLEDAWQLTNKAVAEALEGLPPVKMHCSVLAEEAIHKAINEYRVSQGLEPWEMKTHSEHIHEHVHGH; from the coding sequence ATGTATACAGAAAAGGTAATGGATCATTTTAGAAATCCTAGAAATGTAGGGGAAATAGAAGATGCTAATGGTATAGGAGAAGTAGGAAACGCTAAATGTGGCGATATAATGAAAATATATTTAAAAGTTGAAGATAACACAATTAAAGATGTAAAATTTAAGACCTTTGGATGTGCATCAGCTATAGCATCATCAAGTATGGCTACAGAACTTATAAAGGGAAAAACTTTAGAAGATGCATGGCAGCTTACAAATAAAGCTGTAGCAGAAGCTTTAGAAGGATTACCACCAGTAAAAATGCATTGTTCTGTACTTGCAGAAGAAGCTATACACAAAGCAATAAATGAATATAGAGTATCTCAAGGTTTAGAACCATGGGAAATGAAGACGCATTCTGAACATATTCACGAACATGTACATGGTCATTAA
- the yedF gene encoding sulfurtransferase-like selenium metabolism protein YedF has product MTKIIDCKGLKCPQPVINTKKYFDSIEEGQATTIVDNEVAKNNIIKLAEKNGFKSEVEEKDSLYYITMTKEHCVACEAILSNEKKLVMVISKNVLGGGDDKLGTALMKSYLYALSESDKLPSHLLFLNGGVKLTIEGSECLESIQSLKDKGVTILSCGTCLDFYGIKDKLKVGEITNMYTIVEEMTSADNTIFI; this is encoded by the coding sequence ATGACTAAAATAATTGATTGTAAAGGACTAAAATGTCCTCAACCTGTAATCAATACAAAAAAATATTTTGATTCTATAGAAGAAGGACAGGCTACTACTATAGTAGATAATGAAGTTGCTAAAAATAATATTATAAAGCTTGCTGAAAAAAATGGTTTTAAAAGCGAAGTAGAAGAAAAGGATTCTTTATATTACATAACTATGACCAAAGAACATTGTGTTGCTTGTGAAGCAATTTTATCAAACGAAAAAAAACTAGTTATGGTTATTTCTAAAAATGTTCTTGGTGGTGGAGATGATAAATTAGGAACTGCTCTAATGAAGAGTTATTTATATGCTTTATCTGAAAGTGATAAACTTCCTTCTCATTTATTATTTTTAAATGGTGGAGTTAAACTTACAATAGAAGGTTCTGAATGCCTTGAAAGTATACAATCCCTAAAAGATAAAGGTGTTACTATACTAAGTTGTGGAACTTGTCTTGATTTTTATGGTATAAAAGATAAACTTAAAGTTGGAGAAATAACAAATATGTACACTATAGTAGAAGAAATGACTTCTGCAGATAATACTATATTCATCTAA
- the alaS gene encoding alanine--tRNA ligase, whose translation MERMGLNEIREEYLKFFESKAHFRLPSFSLVPKNDKSLLLINAGMAPLKPYFTGLQVPPSKRVTTCQKCVRTGDIENVGKTSRHGTFFEMMGNFSFGDYFKEEVIPWAWEFTTEVLKLPKEKLYVTIYEEDDEALDIWVNKTDVDPKRIFRLGKEDNFWEHGLGPCGPCSEIHFDRGAGEVKTSEEFVKASDEDKIVEFWNLVFTQFDKDEEGNYNRLANPNIDTGMGLERMATIMQNVDSIFEVDTIKAVLDQVCKLSGANYKEDKVKDISIRIITDHIRSVTFMISDGILPSNEGRGYVLRRLLRRAARHGKTLGINNTFLHNLTDIVIENCYKNYPELEEKKEYIKKVIKLEEERFDETIDAGIQILNDYIKEVKNNNHKVLSGDKAFKLYDTYGFPVELTEEILEEQGINIDKEGFNKEMKEQRERARSAREETNYMGAEDTILNKIDLSINTQFEGYDKLELKSKVALIVENEEFKNQIEKGNKGVIVTYNTPFYAEMGGQIGDTGTIYNGSFKAKVIDCKKNISGKVLHFVKVLEGKVSLEDEVILKVNEERRNNIRKNHTATHILHAALIKVVGDHVQQSGSYVDDERLRFDFSHFEAVSEAELKEVEKIVNKEIMKANVVNTKVMNIEEAKEQGAIALFDNKYKDDVRVVSVGEFSKELCGGTHVDNSGEIGMFKIVSEAGVAAGIRRIEAVTAFKAIEYVDHKNNILKDAAQILKCNEKELLNKLSHQVLEMKEKEKEVEALKLKLASGAEDEILSNIKEIKGVKVASAAVKDIDGNALRDLGDKIRDNMQSGVVVLGSNYKDKVLFVAMATKDTVAKGVHCGKIIKEVATIAGGGGGGRPDMAQAGGKDPNKLEEAIKTVETVVESLVK comes from the coding sequence ATGGAAAGAATGGGTTTAAATGAAATAAGAGAAGAATATCTAAAGTTTTTTGAAAGTAAAGCACATTTTAGACTACCAAGTTTTTCTTTAGTGCCTAAAAATGATAAAAGTTTACTTCTAATAAATGCAGGAATGGCACCTTTAAAGCCTTATTTTACAGGTCTTCAAGTTCCACCAAGTAAAAGGGTTACTACTTGTCAAAAGTGTGTAAGAACTGGAGATATCGAAAATGTAGGTAAAACTTCAAGACATGGTACTTTCTTTGAGATGATGGGGAATTTCTCCTTTGGAGATTATTTTAAAGAAGAAGTTATTCCTTGGGCTTGGGAATTTACTACAGAAGTTTTAAAATTACCTAAAGAGAAATTATATGTGACTATATATGAAGAGGACGATGAAGCCTTGGATATATGGGTAAATAAAACAGATGTGGATCCTAAAAGAATATTTAGATTAGGAAAAGAAGATAACTTTTGGGAACATGGATTAGGACCTTGTGGACCTTGTTCAGAAATTCATTTTGATAGAGGAGCAGGAGAAGTTAAAACTTCAGAGGAGTTTGTAAAAGCTAGTGATGAAGATAAAATAGTGGAATTTTGGAATTTAGTATTTACTCAGTTTGATAAGGATGAAGAAGGAAATTATAACAGACTTGCCAATCCTAATATAGATACAGGTATGGGACTTGAAAGAATGGCTACTATAATGCAAAATGTGGATAGTATATTTGAAGTTGATACAATAAAAGCTGTATTAGATCAGGTGTGTAAACTCTCAGGAGCTAATTATAAAGAGGATAAGGTAAAAGATATATCTATAAGAATAATAACAGATCATATAAGAAGTGTTACTTTTATGATAAGCGATGGTATATTACCTTCTAATGAAGGAAGAGGATATGTTCTTAGAAGACTTTTAAGAAGAGCTGCAAGACATGGAAAAACTTTAGGGATAAACAATACATTTTTACATAACTTAACAGATATAGTTATAGAAAATTGTTATAAAAATTATCCGGAATTAGAAGAGAAAAAAGAATATATAAAGAAAGTTATAAAACTAGAAGAAGAAAGATTTGATGAAACTATAGATGCTGGAATACAAATATTAAATGATTATATAAAAGAAGTTAAGAATAATAATCATAAAGTTCTTTCAGGAGATAAAGCTTTCAAACTATATGATACTTATGGATTCCCAGTAGAATTAACGGAAGAAATCTTAGAAGAGCAAGGTATAAATATAGACAAAGAAGGCTTTAATAAAGAAATGAAGGAGCAAAGAGAAAGAGCTAGATCTGCTAGAGAAGAAACTAATTATATGGGGGCAGAAGATACCATATTAAATAAAATAGATTTAAGTATAAATACACAATTTGAAGGTTACGATAAATTAGAACTTAAATCAAAAGTAGCTTTAATTGTAGAAAATGAAGAGTTTAAAAATCAGATTGAAAAAGGAAATAAAGGGGTAATAGTAACTTATAATACTCCATTTTATGCAGAAATGGGTGGTCAAATAGGAGATACAGGTACTATATATAATGGCAGTTTCAAAGCAAAAGTTATAGATTGTAAAAAGAACATATCAGGTAAAGTACTTCATTTTGTAAAAGTTTTAGAAGGAAAAGTGTCTTTAGAGGATGAGGTTATATTAAAAGTAAATGAAGAAAGAAGAAATAATATAAGAAAAAATCATACAGCAACCCATATATTACATGCTGCCTTGATAAAAGTGGTAGGAGATCATGTACAACAATCAGGTTCCTATGTGGATGATGAAAGATTAAGATTTGATTTTAGTCATTTTGAAGCAGTATCAGAGGCTGAATTAAAAGAAGTAGAGAAGATAGTAAATAAAGAGATAATGAAAGCTAATGTTGTAAATACTAAAGTAATGAACATAGAAGAAGCAAAAGAACAGGGGGCCATTGCATTATTCGACAATAAATATAAGGATGATGTTAGAGTAGTTTCTGTAGGAGAATTTAGTAAAGAATTATGTGGTGGAACTCATGTAGACAATAGTGGTGAAATTGGAATGTTTAAAATAGTTTCTGAGGCAGGGGTTGCAGCTGGTATAAGAAGAATAGAGGCAGTAACGGCTTTTAAGGCTATAGAATATGTAGATCATAAAAATAACATATTAAAAGACGCAGCTCAAATATTAAAATGCAATGAAAAGGAATTATTAAACAAATTAAGTCATCAAGTTTTAGAAATGAAAGAAAAAGAAAAGGAAGTAGAAGCTTTAAAATTAAAACTAGCAAGTGGTGCAGAGGATGAAATATTAAGTAACATAAAAGAAATAAAAGGTGTTAAAGTAGCATCAGCGGCAGTAAAGGATATAGATGGAAATGCCCTAAGAGATTTGGGAGATAAAATAAGAGATAATATGCAAAGTGGAGTAGTTGTTCTAGGAAGTAACTATAAAGATAAAGTTTTATTTGTTGCTATGGCAACTAAAGATACAGTAGCTAAGGGAGTACATTGTGGAAAGATAATTAAAGAGGTTGCAACTATAGCCGGTGGTGGCGGTGGTGGAAGACCAGACATGGCACAAGCAGGAGGTAAAGATCCAAATAAATTAGAAGAGGCTATAAAAACAGTAGAAACTGTAGTGGAAAGTTTAGTTAAATAG
- the nifS gene encoding cysteine desulfurase NifS, with protein MNKQVYMDYSATTYTKPEVLEEMLPFFTENFGNPSSLYSFSDKTKKAVNLARERVAKVLNAEKNEIFFTSGGSEADNWALKGIAYANKNKGNHIITTKIEHHAILHTAQFLEKEGFKVTYLPVDEEGFVSVEDVKTAITDETILVSIMFANNEIGTIEPIKEIGKLCKEKNIYFHTDAVQAIGHVDIDVKDMNIDLLSMSAHKFYGPKGVGALYIRNGVKIQNLIHGGGQERGKRASTEDIAGIVGLGKAIELAIENMPEENKKLANLREKLIKEVEKRIPEVKLNGPRDMSKRLPNNVNISFIGIEGETLLLDLDMNGIFGSTGSACASASLDPSHVLLSIGLAHEVAHGSLRLSLGDKNTEEDIDYVLEVLPKIIKQRREMSPLWEDYMKNKEEK; from the coding sequence ATGAATAAACAAGTTTATATGGATTATTCAGCTACTACTTATACAAAACCAGAGGTATTAGAAGAAATGCTTCCATTCTTCACTGAAAATTTTGGAAACCCATCTTCTTTATATTCTTTCTCAGATAAAACTAAAAAAGCTGTAAACCTAGCAAGAGAGAGAGTAGCAAAGGTATTGAATGCAGAAAAAAATGAAATATTCTTTACAAGTGGTGGTTCGGAAGCGGATAACTGGGCCCTAAAAGGTATAGCTTATGCTAATAAAAATAAAGGAAATCATATAATAACTACTAAAATAGAACATCATGCTATATTACATACAGCACAATTTTTGGAAAAAGAAGGTTTCAAAGTAACTTATCTTCCAGTAGATGAAGAAGGTTTTGTAAGTGTAGAGGATGTAAAAACTGCTATAACAGATGAGACCATTTTAGTTTCTATAATGTTTGCTAACAATGAAATAGGAACTATAGAGCCAATAAAAGAAATAGGTAAATTATGCAAAGAAAAAAATATTTATTTCCATACAGATGCAGTTCAAGCTATAGGTCACGTGGATATAGATGTAAAAGATATGAATATAGATTTATTATCTATGTCTGCTCATAAATTTTATGGGCCTAAAGGAGTAGGTGCTCTATATATAAGAAATGGAGTTAAAATACAAAATTTAATTCATGGCGGGGGACAAGAAAGAGGCAAGAGAGCTAGTACAGAAGATATAGCTGGTATAGTAGGACTTGGTAAAGCAATAGAATTAGCTATAGAAAATATGCCTGAGGAAAATAAAAAATTAGCTAATTTAAGAGAGAAGCTAATAAAAGAAGTTGAAAAAAGAATACCTGAAGTAAAATTAAATGGACCTAGAGATATGAGCAAAAGATTACCCAATAATGTTAATATTAGCTTTATAGGTATTGAAGGAGAAACTTTATTGTTAGATTTAGATATGAATGGCATATTTGGATCTACAGGAAGTGCTTGTGCTTCAGCATCTTTAGACCCATCCCATGTGCTTTTATCTATAGGATTGGCACATGAAGTTGCTCATGGTTCTTTAAGATTAAGCTTAGGAGATAAGAATACAGAAGAAGATATAGATTATGTATTAGAAGTACTTCCTAAAATAATAAAACAAAGAAGAGAAATGTCACCACTTTGGGAAGATTATATGAAAAACAAGGAGGAAAAATAA